In Actinoplanes octamycinicus, the genomic window GATCGAGGTGAGCAACCGGCGGGTCGCCGCGCCCCGGCGCCGCGCCGGCGGCGGGCACGGGATCGAGGGCATGCGGGAGCGCGTGCAGCTGCTCGGCGGGTCGCTGCGGGCCGGCCCGGACGGCGACGACTGGCGGCTCGTGGCAAGGCTCCCCCGATGATCAGCGTGCTGATCGTCGACGACGACGAACTGGTCCGGGCCGGGCTGCGCGCGATCCTCGGCGCCCAGCCCGACCTCACCGTCGCCGGCGAGGTCGGGGACGGCAGCGAGGTGGTCCAGGCCGCGCTCCGCCTGCGGCCCGACGTCATTCTCATGGACGTACGCATGCCGCGCCTCGACGGGATTCAGGCCACCCGGCTGGTGCTGGCGAAGTTCCCGGCGGACGCCCCGAAGGTGCTGGTGGTGACCACCTTCGCCAACGACGAGTACGTCTACGAGGCGCTCCAGGCCGGGGCCAGCGGCTTCCTGCTCAAACGGGCCCGCCCGGAGCAGATCGTGGAGGCCGTCCGGGTGGTCGCCCGGGGTGACTCGCTGCTGTTCCCGGCCGCGATCAAGAACCTGGCCGCCGCCTACGCCAAGCCGGACGGGCACCTGGACGGCGCCGGGCTGACCGCGCGGGAGGCCGAGGTGCTGGCCCTGATGGCGGACGGGCTGTCGAACGCGGAGATCGCCGAACGGCTCGTGCTCGGCGTCGAGACGATCAAGACGCATGTCGGGAACGTGCTGGGCAAACTCGGGGTGCGGGATCGTACGCAAGCGGTGGTCGTGGCCTACAAGTCCGGCTTCATCTCCCCCTGACGAGGGAGCCGGACCCCTCGCCGCGGGGATCCTTGCGCGGGTCGCGGCAGCGACCGTGGAGACATGACGAACACGGCACTGAAGGTGGCGGCCGGCTGGGCCGCCGGATCCGGCACGCTGGCGCTGAGCTGGGCGGTCAGCGGGCACGGGTTCCCGTTCGGGCCGGGCGACCCGCGCAACTCGTCCAGCCCGCTGCGCGCCCTGGACGCCGACGTGGGCGCGCCGCTGTTCGCCGGGGTGCTGATCCTCGCGGCTGTCGCCCTGCTCGCGATGGCCGGAACCGATCGGCCGAGCCGGTTCGCCCGGACCGCGCTGGCCGGCTACCTGTGGCTGGTCGTGGCGGCGCTGCTGTTCGTCGTGGTGGACGTGCGGGCGCTGACCTTCGCCGGGTACCTGCCGATGATGATCGGCGGGTTCCCGTTCGGGTGGCCACCGGTCGACTACAGCGTGATCTTCACGTGGGCGCTGGCCAACGAGGTGAACGCGATCGTCGGCGGGGTGCTCGTCACCCGGGCGGTGGTGCGCTGGCTGCGGCGTACCCGCAACGCTTGTGAATCCTGTGGCCGGACCGCCGTGAGCGGCGGCTGGACCGAGCCGGAAGCGGCCCGGCGGTGGGGCAGGGTGGCGGCCTATGTCGCGGCGGTCATCCCGGCCCTGTACGCCGCCGTCCGGATCGCCTGGGGCCTGGGCATCCCACTCGGCATCGACCCCGGCTTCCTCGCCGACATGCACCGCACCGGACTGGTCTGGGCGGGCGTCGGACTGGCGTCGTTCGCCCTGGTCGGCTCGGTGCTGACGATCGGCCTGACCCGGCCGTGGGGCGAGCGCCTCTTCGGCCGCCGGGTGCCGATCCGCCTCGCCACCATCCCGGCGAGCCTGGTCGCGATGGTCGTGATGTCCGCGTCGGTGTCACTGTTCACAGGGGACGGCTCGGAGAAGCTGTTCACCGGCGAGGACCGGGCCGCGGTGCTGCCGATGCTGCTCTGGCCGCTGTGGTCGGTCGCGCTCGGCCTCGCCGCCTACGGCTACCACCTGCGGCGGCGCCCGCCCTGCGAGGTTTGTGACCAGGGAGTC contains:
- a CDS encoding response regulator transcription factor, which gives rise to MISVLIVDDDELVRAGLRAILGAQPDLTVAGEVGDGSEVVQAALRLRPDVILMDVRMPRLDGIQATRLVLAKFPADAPKVLVVTTFANDEYVYEALQAGASGFLLKRARPEQIVEAVRVVARGDSLLFPAAIKNLAAAYAKPDGHLDGAGLTAREAEVLALMADGLSNAEIAERLVLGVETIKTHVGNVLGKLGVRDRTQAVVVAYKSGFISP